The following proteins are co-located in the Trichormus variabilis 0441 genome:
- a CDS encoding pre-16S rRNA-processing nuclease YqgF, which yields MNLSEFSPTQPVILGFDPGKDKCGLAVMGLDRQLYYHQVVAAADAIAIINTLRQQFPISMLVMGNQTTAKRWKQQLQQELAEALNIVLVDERYSTLEARDRYWQMYPPQGLIKLLPHGMRQPPRPIDDIVAILLIERYLSRLTESVNG from the coding sequence ATGAATTTAAGTGAATTTTCTCCCACACAACCAGTTATTTTAGGTTTTGACCCAGGTAAAGATAAATGTGGTTTAGCGGTGATGGGATTAGATCGGCAACTATATTATCATCAAGTAGTTGCTGCCGCAGATGCGATCGCCATCATTAATACTCTAAGACAACAGTTTCCCATTTCTATGCTGGTTATGGGCAACCAAACCACAGCTAAACGTTGGAAACAGCAACTACAGCAAGAATTAGCTGAAGCATTGAATATTGTCTTAGTAGACGAGCGTTATAGTACCTTAGAGGCACGCGATCGTTATTGGCAGATGTATCCTCCTCAAGGACTAATCAAGTTATTACCCCACGGAATGCGTCAGCCCCCCCGCCCCATAGATGATATTGTTGCCATCCTCTTAATCGAAAGATATCTCAGTCGCCTCACAGAATCGGTTAATGGTTAA
- a CDS encoding DUF3146 family protein, with protein MSAKPLPETTAHVKIIRQSWQHGFLEGEVSAGDFEWHFQWHFRRGELLVKPSQGRALIKEPLGRFLEQQDYQLEPGGDYAFKIRAQL; from the coding sequence GTGAGTGCTAAACCTTTGCCAGAAACTACTGCCCATGTCAAAATCATTCGCCAATCCTGGCAACACGGCTTCCTAGAAGGTGAAGTGAGTGCTGGTGATTTTGAGTGGCATTTCCAGTGGCATTTTCGTCGGGGAGAACTTTTGGTAAAGCCTTCCCAAGGACGCGCTTTAATCAAAGAACCCCTCGGCCGCTTCTTGGAACAGCAAGATTATCAACTAGAGCCAGGAGGGGACTATGCTTTTAAGATTCGCGCACAATTGTGA